A genomic window from Alphaproteobacteria bacterium includes:
- a CDS encoding XRE family transcriptional regulator, which translates to MIDAKQIRAARALLNWSREELAEQTGISVPALARAETGESQLRTTSAEKIKSSLEQAGVIFTDGSGVKLKTDLVQIYEGENCYLKLLEDFEDLNVKGEKEILFSSASEKRSTDEVIEKTRLLRKKGIKMRFLLEEGDTYIMGDLSEYRWMHKSLFSKGDVKLVYADKVAYLVSWMETPRVVVVSEKNIAEENRRAFEFIWNISKKPTHSDADISY; encoded by the coding sequence ATGATAGACGCCAAACAAATACGCGCCGCGCGCGCTTTGCTGAATTGGTCGCGGGAGGAGCTGGCCGAACAAACGGGGATTTCCGTCCCCGCGCTTGCTCGCGCCGAAACGGGCGAATCGCAATTGCGCACGACTAGCGCCGAGAAAATCAAATCATCGTTGGAGCAGGCGGGTGTAATTTTTACGGATGGCAGTGGTGTGAAGCTCAAAACGGATTTGGTACAAATTTATGAAGGTGAAAATTGCTATCTAAAATTGCTGGAAGATTTTGAAGACCTGAATGTTAAAGGAGAAAAAGAAATTCTGTTCAGTTCTGCTTCTGAAAAAAGATCAACGGATGAGGTTATTGAGAAAACGCGTCTTCTAAGAAAAAAAGGCATTAAGATGCGCTTTCTTTTGGAGGAAGGCGACACATACATAATGGGTGACCTTTCAGAATATAGATGGATGCATAAAAGTTTATTTTCCAAGGGTGACGTAAAGCTAGTGTATGCGGATAAAGTCGCTTATTTGGTTAGTTGGATGGAAACACCTCGTGTTGTAGTTGTTTCTGAGAAAAACATTGCTGAAGAAAATCGAAGAGCGTTTGAATTTATTTGGAATATATCGAAGAAACCGACGCACAGCGATGCGGACATTTCATATTGA
- a CDS encoding tRNA-dependent cyclodipeptide synthase, which produces MFEIKIKTSKNQIALYNRCVLGVSLDSNNHRGDRLAALVEWANDNFKDCIVDLTDTLHRYNHMADLKLSENDARLKAHIQGDQWLQESYHILSNFKIPYCILRWDAWKYNHKFIRYLHMFESAFAVDKNFREAVMYDVNLFLGRRKALGSPTTEQLCVTYLLEELAGQSLLYEQFPAAEIYPGKQQKSFGLVRAGKVPNVPTGLQNSCFVSLYLHDKSAGLFGSANDDADFADLRKMG; this is translated from the coding sequence ATGTTCGAAATCAAAATTAAAACGTCAAAAAATCAAATCGCCTTATATAATCGCTGTGTATTGGGCGTAAGTCTAGATAGCAATAATCACAGAGGTGATCGTCTGGCGGCATTGGTAGAATGGGCTAATGATAATTTTAAAGATTGCATCGTCGATCTTACCGATACTTTGCATCGGTATAATCACATGGCGGATCTAAAATTGTCGGAAAACGATGCCAGATTGAAAGCCCATATTCAGGGCGATCAGTGGCTGCAAGAATCATATCACATATTATCCAATTTCAAGATTCCATATTGCATTCTGCGGTGGGATGCATGGAAATATAATCATAAGTTTATAAGGTATCTGCATATGTTTGAAAGCGCATTCGCGGTCGATAAAAATTTCCGTGAAGCTGTTATGTATGATGTTAATTTATTTTTAGGCAGAAGAAAAGCTCTTGGCAGTCCAACCACGGAGCAATTATGCGTTACCTATTTATTGGAAGAACTTGCTGGTCAATCCTTATTGTATGAACAATTTCCAGCTGCTGAGATTTATCCGGGTAAACAACAAAAAAGCTTTGGATTAGTGCGTGCTGGGAAAGTGCCTAATGTGCCAACTGGTTTGCAGAATTCCTGTTTTGTAAGCCTGTATCTGCATGACAAGAGTGCGGGGTTATTTGGTTCCGCCAATGACGATGCAGATTTTGCTGATTTAAGAAAAATGGGTTGA
- a CDS encoding methylcrotonoyl-CoA carboxylase, with amino-acid sequence MKTLSSQINTKSEDFKTNAAHMQSQIDDMNEKLARIQLGGSEDARKKHTARGKLLTRDRINHLLDPGSAFLEFSAFAGYNMYEDDVPAASIITGIGRVNGQESVVIANDPTVKGGTYYPMTVKKHLRAQDIAAQNNLPCIYLVDSGGAFLPMQDDVFPDRDHFGRIFYNQARMSSRRIPQIAVVMGSCTAGGAYVPAMSDEVVIVKNQGTIFLGGPPLVKAATGEVVTAEDLGGADVHCRTSGVADHMADHDRHALEITRNIVGNLNRSPQTKLNRISPELPKYDPAELVGIIPKDTRKPFDIREIIARIVDGSRFDEFKALYGTTIVCGFSYIMGMPVGIIANNGILFSEAALKATHFIELCSQRGIPLVFLQNITGFMVGRKYENDGIAKDGAKMVTAVSCANVPKFTVLIGGSFGAGNYGMCGRAFNPNLLWMWPNSRISVMGGEQAANVLWQIRADRAEAEGKKPTAAEAEQFKSPIRQQYENQGHPYYASARLWDDGILSPTDTRMALSMGISASLNAQWDDTRFGVFRM; translated from the coding sequence ATGAAAACCTTATCCAGCCAGATCAATACAAAATCCGAAGATTTCAAAACCAACGCCGCGCATATGCAATCGCAGATTGACGATATGAACGAAAAACTGGCGCGGATTCAGCTGGGCGGATCCGAAGACGCGCGCAAAAAACATACTGCGCGCGGCAAATTACTCACGCGTGACCGGATCAATCATTTGCTCGATCCCGGCTCGGCATTTTTAGAATTCAGCGCCTTTGCCGGATATAATATGTACGAAGATGATGTGCCCGCCGCCAGTATCATTACCGGCATTGGCCGCGTCAATGGCCAGGAATCGGTCGTCATCGCCAACGATCCGACGGTTAAGGGCGGAACCTATTACCCGATGACGGTGAAAAAACATTTGCGGGCGCAAGACATCGCCGCGCAAAACAACTTGCCTTGCATTTATCTGGTCGATTCGGGCGGCGCGTTTTTGCCGATGCAGGATGACGTGTTTCCAGACCGCGATCATTTCGGCCGTATTTTTTATAACCAGGCGCGCATGTCTTCCCGACGTATTCCGCAAATAGCGGTGGTGATGGGTTCTTGCACCGCAGGCGGCGCCTATGTTCCCGCCATGTCGGACGAAGTGGTGATTGTTAAAAACCAAGGGACTATTTTCCTGGGCGGCCCGCCACTGGTCAAGGCCGCGACGGGCGAGGTTGTTACGGCGGAGGATCTGGGCGGCGCGGACGTGCATTGCCGCACGTCGGGCGTTGCCGATCATATGGCGGATCATGATCGTCATGCGCTGGAAATCACCCGCAATATTGTTGGCAATCTAAACCGTTCGCCGCAAACCAAATTAAATCGTATCTCGCCGGAATTGCCGAAATACGATCCGGCGGAATTGGTTGGCATTATTCCCAAAGACACGCGCAAGCCGTTCGATATCCGCGAAATCATTGCGCGTATCGTCGATGGCAGCCGGTTCGATGAATTCAAGGCGCTGTATGGCACGACCATCGTTTGCGGATTTTCCTATATCATGGGTATGCCGGTCGGTATTATCGCCAACAACGGCATTCTGTTTTCCGAAGCCGCGTTAAAGGCGACGCATTTTATTGAATTATGCAGTCAGCGCGGAATTCCATTGGTGTTCCTGCAAAATATCACCGGATTCATGGTTGGCCGCAAATATGAAAATGACGGCATCGCCAAAGATGGCGCGAAAATGGTGACCGCAGTGTCTTGCGCCAATGTGCCGAAATTTACCGTGCTGATTGGCGGATCGTTCGGCGCTGGCAATTATGGAATGTGCGGGCGGGCCTTTAACCCGAATTTATTATGGATGTGGCCGAATTCGCGGATTTCCGTTATGGGCGGCGAACAAGCGGCGAATGTGTTATGGCAGATCCGCGCGGACAGGGCAGAGGCCGAAGGCAAAAAACCAACCGCCGCCGAAGCCGAGCAATTCAAATCGCCAATCCGCCAGCAATATGAAAATCAAGGCCATCCTTATTATGCTTCCGCGCGTTTGTGGGACGACGGTATTTTATCGCCAACCGACACGCGCATGGCGTTGTCGATGGGAATTTCAGCCTCGCTGAACGCTCAGTGGGACGATACACGATTCGGCGTATTTAGAATGTAG
- a CDS encoding enoyl-CoA hydratase/isomerase family protein, producing MTNSVLISKDSPGIATITMNKPDVHNAFDESLIADLTKAVKQLNADSDVRVVILAANGKSFSAGADLGWMQKMSGYSEEENLRDARLLAELMSSLDQMTKPTIARVQGSAFGGGVGLIACCDIAVSVYDAKFALSEARLGLIPAVISPYVVSAIGARNARRYFLTGERFDAERALDMGLAHQLCYADELDSAVEEIVDALLECGPGAQTACKYLIRQVQSGKNNSELIEWTAQQIAKIRASHEGKEGISAFLEKRAPKWLKKRA from the coding sequence ATGACCAATTCCGTTTTAATTTCCAAAGATTCCCCCGGCATTGCCACCATTACGATGAACAAGCCGGATGTGCACAATGCATTTGATGAAAGTTTAATTGCCGATCTTACAAAGGCGGTAAAACAATTGAATGCCGATTCGGATGTGCGGGTCGTCATTCTGGCCGCGAATGGCAAAAGTTTTTCGGCCGGCGCGGATTTGGGCTGGATGCAAAAGATGTCCGGTTATTCGGAAGAAGAAAATCTGCGCGATGCACGGTTGCTGGCCGAATTAATGTCGTCGTTGGACCAAATGACCAAACCCACGATTGCGCGCGTTCAGGGATCGGCGTTTGGCGGCGGCGTTGGGCTGATCGCTTGCTGCGATATTGCGGTATCGGTTTATGATGCCAAATTTGCATTGTCCGAGGCGCGTTTAGGCCTTATTCCGGCGGTGATTTCGCCTTATGTGGTATCGGCCATCGGTGCGCGCAATGCGCGGCGTTATTTCTTAACCGGTGAACGATTTGATGCAGAACGCGCATTGGATATGGGGCTTGCGCATCAATTATGTTATGCGGATGAACTCGATAGCGCGGTCGAAGAAATTGTCGATGCGTTATTGGAATGCGGACCCGGCGCGCAAACGGCATGCAAATATTTAATCCGCCAGGTGCAGTCGGGCAAAAACAATTCTGAATTGATCGAATGGACGGCGCAGCAAATCGCCAAAATCCGCGCCAGCCACGAAGGCAAGGAAGGCATTTCCGCATTCTTGGAAAAACGCGCGCCAAAATGGTTGAAAAAACGGGCGTAG
- a CDS encoding acetyl/propionyl/methylcrotonyl-CoA carboxylase subunit alpha, with amino-acid sequence MFKKILIANRGEIACRIIRTARQMGVKTVAVYSDADANAQHVQMADESVRLGGTTAAESYLIKDKIIAAAKQTGAEAIHPGYGFLSENADFADLCVKSGLVFIGPPASAIRAMGSKSAAKALMQKAKVPVVPGYHGEDQDIKTFKKEAAKIGYPVLLKATAGGGGKGMRIVESEADLESAVAGAQREAQSSFGDPKLLVEKYLVRPRHIEIQVFADNFGNTVYLFERDCSIQRRHQKVVEEAPAPHMPEKTRTSMGKAAVDAACAVNYSGAGTVEFIMGEDGNFYFMEMNTRLQVEHPVTEMITGKDLVEWQLRVASGEKLGFDQKDLSINGHAIEVRLYAEDADKDFLPATGTLRHLEFPSASRHVRCDTGVVTGDTITPFYDPMIAKLITWGETRGQAIAQMQHLLRDVKIAGLVTNLGFLRTIMAHSAFGKGEVSTDFIAKHRANLFYKPTGELADVTMALACLYRMREFSCGTIPMGWRLSGGGESYFYFEAGEAPTTVKCEFSGDICRFHIDGRVFEIAHTEFCDDGVCFTLNGHKTEAVVVTQNDDYWIMYNGDTGHCKFHRFAEAADHRGHAGGLQSPMPGKVVQVLVSANQNVERGQPLLILEAMKMEHTIKAPSGGKVKEIFYKVGEQVSEGVELLAIEAAS; translated from the coding sequence GTGTTCAAAAAAATTCTAATCGCCAATCGTGGCGAAATTGCTTGCCGTATTATTCGCACCGCGCGCCAGATGGGCGTGAAAACCGTTGCGGTATATTCCGATGCCGATGCCAATGCCCAACATGTGCAAATGGCGGATGAGTCGGTACGCCTCGGCGGTACGACGGCTGCGGAAAGTTATTTGATCAAAGACAAAATTATCGCCGCTGCCAAGCAAACGGGGGCGGAGGCGATTCACCCTGGCTATGGGTTCCTATCTGAAAATGCCGATTTTGCCGATTTATGTGTGAAATCGGGTCTTGTATTTATCGGGCCGCCAGCATCCGCGATTCGCGCGATGGGATCGAAATCCGCGGCGAAAGCCCTGATGCAAAAGGCGAAGGTTCCGGTGGTTCCCGGATATCATGGCGAAGATCAAGATATCAAAACATTTAAAAAAGAAGCCGCCAAAATCGGCTATCCGGTTTTATTAAAAGCGACGGCAGGCGGCGGCGGCAAAGGCATGCGGATTGTGGAATCGGAAGCCGATTTGGAGTCCGCGGTCGCAGGCGCGCAACGCGAGGCGCAATCGTCGTTCGGCGATCCGAAATTGCTCGTTGAAAAATATCTGGTTCGTCCGCGCCATATCGAAATTCAAGTTTTCGCCGATAATTTTGGCAATACCGTATATTTGTTCGAACGTGATTGTTCGATTCAACGCCGCCACCAAAAAGTAGTCGAAGAAGCGCCGGCGCCGCATATGCCGGAAAAAACCCGTACTTCTATGGGCAAGGCGGCGGTCGATGCTGCGTGCGCGGTGAATTATTCGGGCGCTGGCACGGTGGAATTCATTATGGGCGAGGATGGCAATTTCTATTTCATGGAAATGAACACGCGTCTGCAGGTCGAACATCCGGTGACGGAAATGATCACGGGCAAAGATCTGGTCGAATGGCAATTGCGCGTGGCATCGGGCGAAAAATTGGGATTCGATCAAAAAGATCTATCGATCAATGGCCACGCGATCGAAGTGCGCCTATATGCCGAAGATGCAGACAAAGATTTTCTGCCTGCGACTGGTACGTTGCGCCATTTGGAATTTCCGTCTGCATCACGTCATGTTCGTTGTGATACGGGTGTGGTAACGGGCGATACGATCACGCCATTTTACGATCCGATGATCGCAAAATTGATCACTTGGGGGGAAACACGCGGCCAAGCCATCGCGCAAATGCAGCATTTGCTGCGTGATGTGAAAATCGCTGGGCTTGTGACCAATCTTGGTTTTTTGCGCACGATCATGGCGCATTCTGCCTTTGGCAAAGGCGAGGTCAGCACTGATTTCATCGCCAAGCACCGCGCCAATTTATTTTATAAGCCAACTGGCGAATTGGCTGATGTTACTATGGCGCTGGCGTGTTTATACCGTATGCGGGAATTTTCTTGCGGCACAATACCGATGGGATGGCGTTTATCGGGCGGCGGCGAAAGTTATTTCTATTTTGAGGCAGGCGAGGCGCCAACCACGGTTAAATGTGAATTTTCCGGTGACATCTGTCGTTTTCATATTGACGGCCGCGTGTTTGAAATTGCCCATACGGAATTTTGTGACGATGGCGTTTGTTTTACCCTGAATGGCCATAAAACCGAGGCGGTTGTCGTTACACAAAATGACGATTATTGGATTATGTATAATGGCGATACCGGCCACTGCAAATTCCACCGTTTTGCCGAAGCGGCCGATCATCGCGGCCATGCCGGCGGTTTGCAATCGCCGATGCCGGGCAAGGTGGTGCAGGTTTTGGTTTCCGCCAATCAAAATGTCGAACGCGGCCAGCCTTTGCTGATTTTAGAAGCCATGAAAATGGAGCATACGATCAAGGCGCCATCCGGCGGCAAGGTTAAGGAAATTTTCTATAAAGTCGGCGAGCAAGTATCGGAAGGCGTCGAATTGCTTGCAATCGAAGCGGCAAGCTAA
- a CDS encoding hydroxymethylglutaryl-CoA lyase: MAFPRSIQIVDVTARDGLQNEDKIVAAADKISLIHHLNDCGFSHIEVGSFVGPALKQMADSDVVFAGIDKKPGVRYSVLVPNMKGMGRAVSAGVKTIAVFLAASETFSQKNINCSIAESLERLNPVMEAAKANKIDVRGYVSCVMGCPFEGDIAPAKVAEVSDALYQMGVYEISLGDTIGVGTPDKTKALLDTITPKIPGSKLAMHCHDTYGHAIDNIEIALRDYGIRVVDSAIAGIGGCPYAKSAAGTRAPGNVATEKVLQFASRNGIQTDVNPVAVAKAAAHIQMMLKK; this comes from the coding sequence ATGGCGTTTCCACGATCCATTCAAATTGTCGATGTCACCGCGCGCGACGGATTGCAGAACGAGGATAAAATCGTTGCAGCCGCCGATAAAATCAGCCTGATTCATCATTTGAATGATTGCGGTTTTTCGCATATTGAAGTGGGATCGTTCGTTGGTCCGGCATTAAAGCAAATGGCCGATTCCGACGTAGTTTTTGCGGGGATTGATAAAAAACCTGGCGTGCGGTATTCGGTTTTGGTGCCGAATATGAAGGGCATGGGACGCGCGGTATCGGCTGGGGTAAAAACGATTGCGGTGTTCCTTGCTGCATCGGAAACTTTCTCGCAGAAAAATATTAATTGCAGCATTGCCGAAAGCTTGGAACGGCTGAACCCAGTTATGGAAGCAGCCAAGGCCAATAAGATCGATGTGCGCGGCTATGTGTCCTGCGTCATGGGCTGCCCGTTCGAAGGCGATATCGCCCCAGCGAAAGTCGCCGAGGTTTCAGACGCGCTGTATCAAATGGGCGTATATGAAATTTCATTGGGCGATACGATCGGGGTGGGGACGCCGGACAAAACTAAGGCGTTGTTGGATACTATTACGCCCAAGATTCCAGGATCGAAACTGGCGATGCATTGCCATGATACTTATGGCCATGCGATCGATAATATCGAAATTGCTCTGCGCGATTATGGAATCCGGGTGGTGGACAGCGCGATTGCCGGGATTGGCGGTTGTCCTTATGCCAAATCGGCGGCTGGAACGCGTGCGCCGGGGAATGTGGCCACCGAAAAAGTGCTGCAATTTGCCTCCCGCAATGGGATTCAGACGGATGTTAATCCTGTCGCCGTTGCCAAAGCCGCTGCCCACATTCAGATGATGCTAAAAAAATAA